A portion of the Vulpes vulpes isolate BD-2025 chromosome 5, VulVul3, whole genome shotgun sequence genome contains these proteins:
- the FAM111B gene encoding serine protease FAM111B — MNSKKPEDNKAFTTAEYGQSTSPEDPEDIVMEQTRPSTPAAHSLSDIKEWSKTIKLKSEVKHEPSMEIQKPDLGISKKCSFTFTLNENVRKSDRSVFTAHGKHTESIYSALKANDNFKERMQNHLNKNILVYEEKTINGYVNLGMPLKCLPRDSHFKITFGQRKCNQEDDQMFRKCENPNVECILFHVVAVGKSIKKILKIKELHERGSTVCVYALKGETIKEALSKDGRFRSDLDEFEWKVMEDHQKIHGKQSLVDEVSGKTLEMDIFKKRNVRAGAHKKIKQESESATDEISPCEQLQSEIIEHKPETDGETEDVESKKEETVSLQSLGHDIEHKKRRTIFRIRDYYTNSVKRKYGRSSSRHRQRPHVGMQHVINQTIQRTATNVWLKNCQVLSKVIMDQYPNFNEEACWMRNYFRDEQKKTKVPASQQFNIYKKYFAKVTENSTSVATCEDLIHLSKSVGFMMWYKNGNMGTATCFVFNHDYIFTCRHVINHIVGEGTDLNLWPEIISQCAKVTFSHKRFLPDNQDWYAIDPWFEVSDGNLDYAILKLSQHQNGFPPGLFRQISSQPSSDLIYIIGHPEGQVKKIDGCAVIPINQRMERYAEQLQDEMVGFDAATYNAFPMFTQRSFLPEVWSTDTLSYDTCFSSGSSGSPVFSASGKLVAMHTIGHFYKRGDKVHALIEFGYLMNSILCDIKQKNESFYQFLMEDKTENCTKDYIIQELSLQEHQIEPMEH, encoded by the exons ATGAATTCCAAGAAACCTGAAGACAACAAGGCATTCACTACTGCAGAATATGGCCAGAGTACCAGCCCTGAAGATCCAGAG GATATTGTCATGGAGCAGACACGTCCCAGCACACCTGCTGCTCATTCTCTATCTGACATTAAAGAGTGGAGCAAGACCATTAAGCTTAAAAGTGAAGTCAAGCATGAACCATCTATGGAAATTCAGAAGCCAGACTTGGGGATcagtaaaaaatgttcttttacttTTACCTTGAATGAAAATGTCAGGAAGTCAGACCGTAGTGTGTTTACAGCACATGGTAAACACACTGAGAGTATCTACTCTGCCCTGAAAGCTAATGacaatttcaaagaaagaatgcAGAATCATCTCAATAAAAACATCCTTGTTTATGAAGAAAAGACAATAAATGGATATGTAAATTTAGGAATGCCTCTCAAGTGCCTACCTAGAgattcccattttaaaataacGTTTGGTCAAAGAAAGTGTAACCAGGAAGATGACCAGATGTTCCGCAAATGTGAAAATCCAAACGTGGAATGCATTCTTTTTCACGTGGTTGCTGTTGGAAAGAGTATAAAAAAGATTCTGAAGATCAAGGAACTGCATGAAAGAGGAAGTACAGTTTGTGTCTATGCTTTAAAGGGTGAGACTATCAAAGAAGCTCTAAGCAAGGATGGCCGATTTCGGTCTGACCTTGACGAATTTGAATGGAAAGTAATGGAAGATCATCAGAAAATTCATGGGAAACAGTCCCTGGTGGATGAAGTATCTGGAAAAACCTtagaaatggacatttttaagAAACGAAATGTCAGGGCAGGTgcccataaaaaaattaaacaggagAGTGAAAGTGCCACTGATGAGATCAGTCCCTGTGAACAGCTACAGTCTGAGATCATAGAACACAAACCAgagacagatggggaaaccgaaGATGTAGAatccaagaaagaagaaactgtcTCACTTCAGAGTCTGGGGCATGATATTGAACATAAAAAACGACGCACAATTTTCAGAATTAGGGATTATTACACTAATAGTGTGAAGAGAAAATACGGGAGGAGCAGCTCAAGACATAGGCAAAGGCCCCATGTGGGTATGCAGCATGTTATTAATCAAACTATCCAGAGGACGGCAACTAACGTCTGGCTAAAGAATTGCCAAGTGTTGAGCAAAGTTATAATGGATCAGTATCCAAATTTTAATGAAGAGGCATGTTGGATGAGAAACTATTTTCGGGATGAGCAGAAGAAAACCAAAGTGCCAGCATCTCAACAATTCAACATATATAAAAAGTACTTTGCAAAAGTGACTGAAAATTCTACTTCAGTTGCAACCTGCgaagaccttattcatcttagtAAGTCAGTTGGGTTCATGATGTggtataaaaatggaaacatgggGACTGCTACTTGCTTTGTCTTCAATCATGATTATATTTTCACCTGTCGACATGTAATCAATCACATAGTGGGAGAAGGCACAGATCTAAATTTGTGGCCAGAGATAATAAGCCAATGTGCAAAGGTAACTTTCAGTCATAAAAGGTTCCTCCCTGATAATCAAGATTGGTATGCCATTGATCCATGGTTTGAAGTGTCTGATGGAAATCTAGATTATGCCATTTTAAAGCTAAGCCAGCATCAAAACGGATTTCCTCCAGGCCTGTTTAGACAAATTTCCTCTCAACCGTCCAGTGatttgatttatataattggtCACCCAGAAGGCCAGGTCAAGAAAATAGATGGTTGTGCTGTGATTCCAATAAATCAGCGGATGGAGAGGTATGCAGAACAACTCCAAGATGAGATGGTAGGATTCGATGCTGCTACTTACAATGCTTTCCCCATGTTTACACAGAGAAGTTTCCTACCAGAAGTTTGGAGCACTGACACACTTAGTTATGATACCTGTTTTTCTAGTGGATCCTCTGGCTCCCCAGTATTTAGTGCATCAGGCAAATTGGTTGCTATGCATACCATTGGGCATTTTTACAAACGTGGAGACAAAGTCCATGCCCTTATTGAATTTGGCTATTTGATGAATTCAATTCTTTGTGAtattaaacagaaaaatgagagCTTCTATCAATTCTTAATGGAAGATAAAACTGAGAACTGCACCAAAGACTATATCATACAAGAGTTGTCACTTCAAGAACATCAGATTGAACCCATGGAACATTAG
- the LOC112930468 gene encoding LOW QUALITY PROTEIN: tyrosine-protein phosphatase non-receptor type 11-like (The sequence of the model RefSeq protein was modified relative to this genomic sequence to represent the inferred CDS: deleted 1 base in 1 codon), with the protein MTSRRWFHPNITGVEAENLLLTRGVDGSFLARPSKSNPGGFTLSVRRNGAVTHIKIQNTGDYYDLYGGEKFATLAELFQLMYMEHHGQLKEKNGDVIELKYPLNCADPTSERWFHGHLSGKEAEKLLTEKGKHGSFLVRESQSHPGDFVLSVRTGDDKGESNDGKSKVTHVMIRCQELKYDVGGGERFDSLTDLVEHYKKNPMVETLGTVLQLKQPLNTTRINAAEIESRVRELSKLAETTDKVKQGFWEEFETLQQQECKLLYSRKEGQRQENKNKNRYKNILPFDHTRVVLHDGDPNEPVSDYINANIIMPEFETKCNNSKPKKSYIATQGCLQNTVNDFWRMVFQENSRVIVMTTKEVERGKSKCVKYWPDEYALKEYGVMRVRNVKESAAHDYTLRELKLSKVGQGNTERTVWQYHFRTWPDHGVPSDPGGVLDFLEEVHHKQESITDAGPVVVHCSAGIGRTGTFIVIDILIDIIREKGVDRDIDVPKTIQMVRSQRSGMVQTEAQYRFIYMAVQHYIETLQRRIEEEQKSKRKGHEYTNIKYSLTDQTSGDQSPLPPCTPTPSCAEMREDNARVYENVGLMQQQKSFR; encoded by the exons ATGACATCGCGGAGATGGTTTCACCCAAACATCACTGGCGTGGAGGCAGAAAACCTGCTGTTGACAAGAGGAGTTGATGGCAGTTTTTTGGCGAGGCCCAGTAAAAGTAATCCTGGAGGCTTCACCCTTTCCGTCAGAAGAAATGGCGCTGTCACCCACATCAAGATTCAGAACACTGGTGATTACTATGACTTGTATGGAGGGGAAAAGTTTGCCACGTTGGCTGAGTTGTTCCAGTTGATG TATATGGAACATCACGGACAATTAAAAGAGAAGAATGGAGATGTTATTGAGCTTAAATATCCTCTGAACTGTGCAGATCCTACCTCTGAAAGGTGGTTTCATGGACACCTGTctgggaaagaagcagagaaattactgactgagaaaggaaaacatggtaGCTTCCTGGTACGAGAGAGCCAGAGCCACCCTGGAGATTTTGTTCTCTCTGTCCGCACTGGTGATGACAAAGGGGAGAGCAATGATGGCAAGTCTAAAGTGACCCATGTCATGATCCGTTGTCAGGAACTGAAATATGATGTTGGTGGAGGAGAACGGTTTGACTCTTTGACAGATCTTGTGGAGCATTATAAGAAGAATCCCATGGTGGAAACTTTGGGCACAGTACTACAACTTAAGCAGCCCCTCAACACAACACGTATCAATGCAGCTGAAATAGAAAGCCGGGTTCGAGAACTAAGCAAATTAGCTGAGACCACAGATAAAGTCAAACAAGGCTTTTGGGAAGAATTTGAGACACTACAACAACAGGAGTGCAAACTTCTTTATAGCCGAAAAGAGGGTCAGAGgcaagaaaataagaacaaaaatagatataaaaacatCCTGCCTTTTGATCATACCAGGGTTGTCCTGCATGATGGTGATCCTAATGAGCCTGTTTCAGATTACATCAATGCAAATATTATCATGCCTGAGTTTGAAACCAAATGCAACAATTCAAAGCCCAAAAAGAGTTACATTGCCACACAAGGCTGCCTGCAAAACACGGTGAATGACTTTTGGCGGATGGTATTTCAAGAGAACTCCCGAGTGATTGTCATGACAACGAAAGAAGTGGAGAGAGGAAAGAGTAAATGTGTCAAATACTGGCCTGACGAGTATGCTCTGAAAGAATATGGGGTCATGCGTGTTAGGAACGTCAAAGAAAGTGCCGCTCATGACTATACATTAAGAGAGCTTAAACTTTCAAAGGTTGGACAAGGGAATACAGAGAGAACCGTGTGGCAATACCACTTTCGGACCTGGCCGGACCACGGAGTGCCCAGTGACCCTGGGGGCGTGctggacttcctggaggaggtccATCATAAGCAGGAGAGCATTACGGATGCAGGGCCTGTGGTGGTTCACTGCAGTGCTGGGATTGGCCGGACAGGGACGTTCATTGTGATTGATATCCTTATTGACATCATCAGAGAGAAAGGTGTTGACCGCGACATTGATGTTCCCAAAACCATTCAGATGGTGCGGTCTCAGAGGTCAGGGATGGTCCAGACAGAAGCACAGTACCGATTCATTTATATGGCTGTCCAGCATTACATTGAAACGCTACAGCGCAGGATTGAGGAAGAGCagaaaagcaagaggaaagggcatgaatatacaaatattaagtATTCTCTAACGGACCAGACAAGTGGAGATCAGAGTCCCCTCCCGCCTTGTACCCCAACACCATCTTGTgcagaaatgagagaagataatGCTAGAGTCTATGAAAATGTGGGTCTGATGCAGCAGCAGAAAAGTTTCAGATGA